The following proteins come from a genomic window of Proteinivorax hydrogeniformans:
- a CDS encoding shikimate kinase, with protein MRNIVLVGFMGAGKTTVGKILASKISYKLYSTDKLIAGKENASIASIFEQRGERYFRHIEHQVVKELASKNGGCIIDCGGGIVENKDNMRILKEYGAIVWLKCSLQDINRRIDGEGRPLFQQGGNAVKELYKRRTHLYQKWADYTVDAEEGPLEVAEQILSQVNKG; from the coding sequence ATTAGAAATATAGTCCTGGTAGGTTTTATGGGTGCTGGAAAAACCACAGTAGGTAAAATCTTAGCAAGTAAAATCTCATATAAGCTTTACTCCACTGACAAGCTGATTGCCGGTAAAGAAAATGCTTCAATAGCCTCTATTTTTGAACAAAGGGGAGAGCGATATTTTAGACATATAGAACATCAGGTTGTTAAAGAGCTAGCCAGTAAAAATGGTGGGTGCATTATTGATTGTGGTGGAGGTATAGTTGAAAACAAAGATAATATGAGAATACTTAAAGAATATGGCGCTATAGTATGGCTTAAATGTTCGCTACAGGATATTAATAGAAGAATTGATGGGGAAGGTAGGCCGTTATTTCAACAAGGTGGGAATGCAGTAAAAGAACTATACAAAAGAAGAACTCACCTGTATCAAAAATGGGCTGACTATACTGTAGATGCAGAAGAAGGGCCGTTAGAGGTTGCGGAGCAAATTCTCTCACAAGTGAACAAAGGATAA
- a CDS encoding late competence development ComFB family protein: MELINYNEILVKQKLDELWKDKNSECRCKKCKLDVTALALNNLPPKYVVSEKGELYSKVDSFNVQASTDITSAVVDAMEKVKRKPNH; this comes from the coding sequence ATGGAGTTAATAAATTATAACGAAATTTTGGTTAAACAAAAGCTTGATGAACTATGGAAAGATAAAAATTCAGAGTGTAGGTGTAAAAAATGTAAGTTAGACGTAACTGCATTAGCTTTAAACAACCTTCCCCCTAAGTATGTTGTATCAGAAAAGGGTGAGCTATATTCAAAAGTAGATAGTTTTAATGTACAAGCCAGCACCGACATTACCAGCGCAGTAGTAGATGCTATGGAAAAAGTGAAAAGGAAGCCCAACCATTAG
- a CDS encoding CBS domain-containing protein, with product MTIGNIMSKDFSTVIKEESISDVVEKIHRRDHSVAFVIDEDNKLCGMVTNGTIKEIIAKGVSYKRPIEDVMISKEKTDTLNIRDDILNAINIFKEKDIRFLPVLKEEEVVGVISQRKAMKFLIKKQVQDGLESRKEKKARMIVESLNEGLIVVDKDLTVMEFNPAAEKMTGLKADERIGKKSENRSKDPSIVEMVIKDGIPRFNQEVKMRDGRIFLVNYVPLKQNGDIEGVVQSFSDITAFKQLQDQVSKTKEELDKAFALTLPNSKVEYKLKATPEYIDAFDPSTNTIKITDVIKSGGYVHVVNSLKVAADFNEMGLMKLIGIEKDTLVESIIFHDLGKSQPDLNIGDIVSPNEAFELGILHAARSADMAEKYYNKAQDVVTIIRYHHHPEDKLPKDFPTHLLPLLRLFQVIDGLSAAITRRNAKVTYKVDGSKLKVVEQNEHPKYNRVLNIDLYTGRTEETPLKQGAEV from the coding sequence ATGACAATCGGCAATATTATGAGCAAAGATTTCTCAACAGTTATCAAAGAAGAGTCAATAAGTGATGTGGTGGAAAAGATACATAGAAGAGACCATTCTGTAGCCTTTGTTATAGATGAAGATAATAAGCTTTGTGGCATGGTTACTAACGGAACAATAAAGGAAATAATAGCTAAGGGAGTTTCTTACAAAAGGCCTATAGAGGATGTAATGATAAGTAAAGAAAAAACGGACACCTTGAATATAAGAGATGATATACTTAATGCAATAAACATTTTTAAGGAAAAGGATATACGCTTTTTACCTGTTTTAAAAGAGGAAGAAGTGGTAGGGGTTATCAGCCAGCGAAAGGCGATGAAATTTTTAATAAAAAAACAAGTTCAAGACGGTTTGGAGTCTAGAAAAGAAAAAAAAGCTAGGATGATAGTTGAATCTTTAAATGAAGGTTTGATTGTAGTTGATAAAGACTTAACTGTAATGGAATTTAACCCAGCTGCTGAAAAAATGACTGGACTCAAAGCCGATGAGAGAATAGGTAAAAAGTCTGAAAATAGGTCAAAGGATCCATCTATTGTGGAGATGGTAATAAAAGATGGAATCCCCCGATTTAATCAAGAAGTTAAAATGAGAGATGGTAGGATATTTTTAGTCAACTACGTACCACTAAAGCAAAATGGCGATATAGAGGGAGTGGTGCAAAGCTTTAGTGATATAACTGCTTTTAAACAACTTCAAGATCAAGTATCTAAAACTAAAGAAGAACTTGATAAAGCTTTCGCCTTGACGCTGCCGAATTCTAAGGTAGAATATAAGCTAAAAGCTACTCCAGAGTATATTGATGCTTTTGATCCAAGCACTAACACCATAAAAATTACCGATGTTATAAAGTCTGGTGGGTATGTACATGTGGTAAACTCTTTAAAAGTTGCTGCGGATTTTAACGAAATGGGTTTAATGAAACTTATTGGCATAGAAAAAGACACATTGGTGGAGTCGATAATTTTCCACGACCTCGGTAAATCTCAGCCAGATTTAAATATAGGAGACATTGTAAGCCCTAATGAGGCCTTTGAACTTGGCATTCTTCATGCAGCCCGCAGCGCAGATATGGCTGAAAAATACTATAACAAAGCACAAGATGTAGTCACTATAATAAGGTACCACCATCACCCTGAAGATAAATTGCCCAAAGATTTTCCTACCCATCTCTTACCTTTATTGAGGCTATTCCAAGTTATAGATGGGTTATCGGCGGCCATCACTAGGCGTAACGCCAAGGTTACATATAAAGTGGATGGATCAAAACTAAAAGTCGTAGAGCAAAACGAGCATCCAAAATACAATAGAGTTTTGAATATAGACTTATATACTGGTAGGACAGAAGAAACTCCACTCAAACAAGGAGCTGAAGTGTAA
- a CDS encoding prepilin-type N-terminal cleavage/methylation domain-containing protein, producing MKNKGFTLLEVLVALPLITFIMIILLQLIIFSMNLSEEMRKSAEYQYNIRTIHQRMARDINRAIYKEEVFIDNFGRLVINYPNEDQIKYYHRSGTSSIVRNAPGGTYPISENITKFNYDITTCGRYLEVNIEWDNHRGFSIILKIPQRET from the coding sequence ATGAAAAATAAGGGCTTTACTTTGTTGGAAGTTCTAGTAGCCTTACCTCTAATAACCTTTATTATGATAATTCTCCTGCAGTTAATTATTTTTTCCATGAACCTATCTGAGGAAATGAGAAAGTCTGCTGAATATCAATACAACATTAGAACAATTCATCAAAGAATGGCTAGGGATATTAACAGGGCTATATACAAGGAAGAAGTATTTATCGATAATTTTGGAAGGCTAGTAATTAACTACCCAAATGAAGATCAAATAAAATACTATCACAGAAGCGGCACATCCAGCATAGTTCGCAACGCCCCTGGCGGAACCTATCCAATAAGCGAAAACATAACTAAGTTCAACTATGATATAACTACTTGTGGTAGGTATCTGGAGGTAAATATTGAATGGGACAATCACAGGGGATTTTCCATTATCTTAAAAATTCCTCAAAGGGAAACATAA
- a CDS encoding prepilin-type N-terminal cleavage/methylation domain-containing protein — MHEHGFTMLELLIVIAVFSAVILTVSSFVLTTNQNPALNLENYAQKILLDLQYAQQKAMSTDTSVTVYFPSGCNKSYEVHQNLEKKWTMEVPENLRITNNFSPYMLIYNTGLSERGGRITISDQYGNQAIIYFDVIGGRLRMELNYNE; from the coding sequence ATGCATGAACATGGATTTACGATGTTGGAACTTTTAATAGTTATAGCAGTTTTTAGTGCCGTTATTCTAACAGTTTCGAGCTTTGTTTTAACAACTAATCAAAACCCTGCCCTAAACTTAGAAAACTATGCCCAAAAGATTCTATTAGATTTACAGTATGCTCAGCAAAAAGCTATGAGCACCGATACTTCAGTTACAGTTTATTTTCCATCGGGGTGCAATAAGTCCTATGAGGTTCATCAGAATCTTGAGAAGAAATGGACTATGGAAGTCCCAGAAAATTTGAGAATAACAAATAATTTTTCGCCCTATATGTTAATCTACAATACCGGACTATCAGAGCGAGGGGGAAGAATAACCATAAGTGATCAATATGGTAACCAGGCTATAATTTACTTTGACGTAATAGGTGGTAGGTTAAGAATGGAGCTTAACTATAATGAATAA
- a CDS encoding type II secretion system F family protein yields the protein MKEKHLIEFLDNIFYLLKGKVSLLPAFKLMQDIGDKNQRLISQDIFSSLEKGYSLHESLNSTGQFPKYIIELIKVGEEGEMLVKSIEKISAFLKQKKELKETLITSLIYPGILLGIALLTIILTLVWLVPSMEAVYITLGVDKNIILNIILTLPFPQLLLIGAVVAALFVYIRIKREGIRRLPVLGKIFWDLEKMTYYEILHNTLQQGISLYKSLSLLQHYPSKEIKDIAFKQKQLLSKGHSFTSALRSFENNPIPLGFITVGEEAANLVDATQRAANFYQKELKLKAAGFAKTFEPIMMLVVASVIVVIVIVLLYPIYSLLQNI from the coding sequence ATGAAGGAAAAGCATCTAATTGAGTTTTTAGATAACATATTTTACCTTTTAAAAGGAAAAGTATCGCTGCTTCCGGCATTTAAGCTAATGCAGGACATCGGAGATAAAAATCAAAGGCTGATATCGCAAGACATCTTTAGCAGCTTAGAAAAAGGTTATAGTCTCCATGAAAGCTTAAATAGCACAGGTCAATTTCCAAAGTATATTATCGAATTAATTAAAGTGGGAGAAGAAGGAGAAATGCTTGTAAAGAGCATAGAAAAAATCAGCGCTTTTCTAAAGCAAAAAAAAGAACTTAAAGAAACGCTGATAACTTCTTTAATATACCCTGGTATACTACTTGGAATTGCTCTGTTGACAATAATTCTAACCCTTGTTTGGCTTGTCCCCTCAATGGAGGCAGTATACATTACCTTAGGGGTTGATAAAAATATAATCTTAAATATTATATTAACTTTGCCCTTTCCACAATTACTACTGATAGGAGCAGTTGTAGCGGCACTTTTTGTCTATATCAGAATCAAAAGAGAGGGGATACGGCGGTTGCCTGTTTTAGGAAAGATCTTTTGGGACCTTGAAAAAATGACGTACTATGAAATCTTACATAATACTTTGCAGCAGGGTATCTCCCTCTATAAAAGTTTAAGCTTATTACAACATTATCCGTCTAAAGAAATTAAAGATATAGCATTTAAACAAAAACAGCTTTTAAGTAAAGGACATTCCTTTACATCTGCGTTAAGAAGCTTTGAAAACAACCCAATACCTCTAGGTTTTATTACGGTAGGTGAAGAGGCAGCAAACTTAGTTGACGCTACTCAAAGAGCTGCAAACTTTTACCAAAAGGAATTAAAACTAAAAGCGGCGGGCTTTGCTAAAACTTTTGAACCTATTATGATGCTGGTAGTTGCTTCGGTAATCGTTGTTATTGTAATAGTGCTGCTGTATCCTATTTATAGTTTATTGCAGAATATTTAA
- a CDS encoding ATPase, T2SS/T4P/T4SS family: protein MEAERYLDNLIAEGFLKKCSDIHFHPTNNDIEVFFRVDGLLKRDHTLKREDALKVYSRIKVLSNLDITRNRHPQQGSFKLEGKQSVDVRVSTINTVWGEKLVLRLFPYSPEFSTFEALGMEAFQISEINKLLNIRGGLILVCGPTGSGKTTTLYTMANQLYDESVNIVTIEDPVEYKVPHFTQIDVAEELGLDFSPLLTSVLRQDPDIIIIGEVRNAKTAQIAIRAALTGHTVLASVHTEDTLSSIDRFINLDVNPAIFAEAFRGALAQRLIRIKSRDDEYRGRTGIFEVLLKDENLKSYILKRDQKAVSKVREKLFCLKQAAHSKKCQNITDKKEINRVLGVFKNEGKASN, encoded by the coding sequence TTGGAGGCAGAAAGGTATTTAGATAATTTAATAGCGGAGGGATTTTTAAAAAAATGTAGCGACATACACTTTCACCCTACAAACAATGATATAGAAGTCTTTTTTAGAGTGGATGGGTTGCTTAAAAGAGACCATACCCTAAAAAGAGAAGATGCTTTAAAGGTGTATTCAAGGATTAAGGTTTTAAGTAATTTAGATATCACTAGAAATAGACATCCTCAACAAGGTAGTTTTAAGTTAGAGGGAAAGCAATCAGTTGATGTGCGAGTTTCTACAATCAACACTGTCTGGGGCGAAAAGTTAGTTCTTCGGCTGTTTCCATACTCTCCAGAGTTTAGCACCTTTGAAGCTTTAGGGATGGAAGCATTCCAAATATCTGAAATAAATAAGCTGCTTAACATAAGGGGAGGTTTGATTTTGGTCTGTGGACCGACTGGAAGTGGTAAAACAACAACGCTATATACTATGGCCAATCAGCTTTATGATGAAAGTGTAAACATTGTGACTATAGAGGATCCAGTGGAATATAAGGTACCTCATTTTACACAAATCGATGTGGCGGAAGAATTAGGCCTGGACTTTTCACCGCTTCTTACATCTGTTTTAAGGCAAGACCCTGATATAATTATTATAGGTGAAGTGAGAAATGCCAAAACAGCCCAAATTGCTATAAGGGCAGCTTTAACTGGGCATACAGTTCTTGCCAGCGTACATACAGAAGATACCCTCTCCTCTATAGATCGATTTATAAATTTAGATGTAAATCCCGCAATTTTTGCCGAAGCATTTAGAGGGGCTTTAGCTCAACGTCTTATTAGAATAAAAAGCAGAGATGACGAGTATAGGGGTAGGACAGGGATATTTGAGGTTCTTTTAAAGGACGAAAATTTAAAAAGTTATATATTAAAAAGAGATCAAAAAGCCGTAAGTAAAGTAAGGGAAAAACTATTTTGCTTAAAACAGGCTGCTCATTCCAAAAAGTGCCAAAACATCACAGATAAAAAGGAAATAAATCGTGTGTTAGGAGTTTTTAAAAATGAAGGAAAAGCATCTAATTGA
- a CDS encoding YqeG family HAD IIIA-type phosphatase has product MSILKKLTPDLYLESVYELDVEKLKKNGIDTIITDLDNTLVGWNEPSPNSKLMKWFKNLIDQGFKVVIVSNNGENRVASFAKEAGLPFISKANKPRRSPFSRAIELMESKKNSSAVIGDQIFTDVLGGNRSGLFTILVIPINEKEFIGTKIVRQAEKMVLRSLKNRGYIKGEI; this is encoded by the coding sequence ATTTCTATCTTAAAAAAGTTAACTCCCGATTTGTACTTAGAATCTGTATATGAGCTAGATGTGGAGAAATTAAAGAAAAATGGTATAGATACTATAATAACAGATTTAGATAATACCTTAGTTGGGTGGAATGAACCTTCACCTAATTCTAAGCTGATGAAGTGGTTTAAAAATTTGATAGACCAAGGCTTTAAAGTTGTAATTGTGTCAAATAATGGGGAAAATAGAGTGGCGTCCTTTGCTAAAGAGGCCGGGCTTCCTTTTATTTCAAAAGCTAATAAACCGAGACGAAGTCCATTTTCTAGAGCTATAGAGTTAATGGAAAGCAAAAAAAACTCCTCTGCAGTTATAGGAGATCAGATTTTTACTGATGTTTTAGGGGGCAATCGCTCTGGTTTGTTTACTATCTTAGTGATACCAATAAACGAAAAGGAGTTTATCGGCACAAAAATAGTAAGGCAAGCTGAAAAGATGGTACTTAGATCACTAAAAAATAGAGGGTATATAAAAGGAGAAATTTAA
- the sigK gene encoding RNA polymerase sporulation sigma factor SigK, translated as MSILFALAYALKELSLLVSYVKNNTFPQPLSAKEEEHYLIKMEQGDKEARKKLIEHNLRLVAHIVKKYDNTAIEHDDLISLGSCGLMKAIDSFDRKKGIKLATYAARCIENEILMQLRSNKKSRDDKSLEEPLGTDGEGNELTLMDILGTESDLFEKVDTKLNIARLNEVLFNLTQKERFVIVKRFGLGSNEILTQREIAEKLGISRSYVSRIEKKAIIKLLKELKVQNLI; from the coding sequence TTGTCAATTTTATTTGCACTTGCTTATGCTTTAAAGGAGCTTTCGCTGTTAGTATCATATGTAAAAAACAATACATTTCCTCAGCCGCTTAGCGCTAAAGAAGAAGAGCATTACTTAATAAAAATGGAGCAAGGTGACAAAGAGGCACGGAAAAAGCTAATTGAGCATAACCTACGTTTAGTTGCCCATATCGTCAAAAAATATGATAACACTGCAATAGAGCATGACGATTTAATATCTTTAGGATCTTGTGGGCTTATGAAAGCAATAGACAGCTTCGATCGTAAAAAGGGAATCAAACTAGCTACCTACGCCGCCCGTTGTATAGAAAATGAAATATTGATGCAGTTAAGATCGAACAAAAAAAGTCGAGATGATAAATCATTAGAAGAACCTTTAGGAACTGACGGTGAAGGAAATGAACTAACCTTAATGGATATCTTAGGAACTGAAAGTGACCTATTTGAAAAGGTTGATACAAAGCTTAATATAGCTAGATTAAACGAGGTGCTATTTAATCTTACGCAAAAAGAACGTTTTGTTATAGTAAAGCGATTTGGTCTAGGTTCAAACGAGATATTAACACAACGGGAGATAGCAGAAAAGCTAGGTATATCAAGGTCATATGTTTCCCGAATTGAAAAAAAAGCCATAATAAAACTGTTAAAAGAACTAAAAGTGCAAAATTTAATTTAA
- a CDS encoding penicillin-binding transpeptidase domain-containing protein: protein MYKRINVLLIVFLLIFAFLLAKVGYLSLFKHTQYSQQIVNQRMKTLIYNCNRGDILDRNLDSLLKTEETQGWASYCPENKKVIFSQEKADEAKPVTITKRKTDIANHLLGLINHHNLYSIFGYKGVSGIEAQYNDDLAAAPSKVSAFTDVYGELLSPEHFHDIKNPENETVVVLTIDSSLQQQVEYIVDKNDNMQQGAVIIMDPSTGEVLTMLSRPTHNYEQADDGSHINKAITIHKQYNPASLFKIVTSITAIENGYKLQDTFLCGGDSCPVVHGRVTLQEAFAYSCNEVFHEITTDIGPSEILKTASKLGLGKSTEVGLDFESKGKIPQIDTVSGIKGNRLLAMGQGQLEVTPIQIAKLTSIVANGGYNIHPNIVHYIGEKPTLPSSSIDFFNAKPIISLDTSNKLKKMMQSTISYGTAKDILYGGGAKTGTADNGLRWIAGFFPYENPKYVITILVENGQSPVKIMQEILSEIGL, encoded by the coding sequence ATGTACAAAAGAATTAACGTGTTACTGATTGTGTTCTTATTAATCTTTGCTTTTTTGTTAGCAAAAGTGGGCTATCTATCGCTTTTTAAGCATACTCAATACAGTCAACAAATAGTTAATCAAAGAATGAAAACGCTTATTTACAACTGTAATCGGGGCGATATTTTAGATAGAAACCTAGACTCTCTTTTAAAAACAGAAGAAACACAAGGTTGGGCTAGTTATTGCCCAGAAAATAAAAAAGTGATTTTTTCTCAAGAAAAAGCTGACGAGGCAAAGCCGGTGACCATTACAAAAAGAAAAACTGACATAGCCAACCACCTACTTGGGCTGATTAATCATCATAATTTATATAGCATTTTTGGCTATAAAGGCGTAAGTGGCATAGAGGCCCAATATAATGATGATTTAGCAGCGGCTCCTTCAAAAGTTTCTGCTTTTACTGATGTTTATGGAGAATTGCTTTCGCCTGAACATTTTCATGATATAAAAAATCCAGAAAATGAAACGGTGGTTGTTTTAACTATAGATTCAAGTTTGCAACAGCAAGTGGAGTATATAGTCGATAAAAATGACAACATGCAGCAAGGTGCGGTTATTATAATGGATCCAAGCACTGGGGAAGTGTTAACTATGCTAAGCCGTCCTACTCATAACTATGAGCAAGCAGATGACGGAAGCCACATAAATAAAGCCATAACAATTCATAAACAATATAATCCTGCATCTTTGTTTAAAATCGTAACTTCAATCACAGCCATAGAAAATGGATACAAGCTACAAGACACCTTTTTATGTGGGGGTGATAGTTGTCCAGTCGTACATGGGCGAGTAACGCTTCAAGAGGCGTTTGCTTACTCCTGTAATGAAGTTTTTCACGAAATCACAACTGACATAGGACCGTCAGAAATATTAAAAACTGCCTCAAAATTAGGGCTAGGAAAGTCAACAGAGGTGGGGTTAGACTTTGAATCAAAAGGCAAAATACCTCAAATAGACACAGTTAGTGGCATTAAAGGCAACAGGTTACTAGCCATGGGCCAGGGGCAATTAGAGGTAACACCTATTCAAATAGCTAAATTAACTTCAATCGTTGCAAATGGAGGCTACAACATTCATCCTAATATAGTTCATTACATTGGTGAAAAACCGACCCTTCCGTCATCTTCCATTGATTTTTTTAATGCCAAGCCAATTATATCCTTAGATACATCAAATAAACTTAAAAAAATGATGCAATCTACAATTAGCTATGGCACTGCAAAAGATATCTTATATGGTGGTGGAGCGAAAACAGGCACAGCCGATAATGGTCTAAGGTGGATTGCCGGTTTTTTTCCTTATGAAAACCCAAAATATGTCATAACTATATTAGTAGAAAATGGGCAAAGCCCAGTTAAAATAATGCAGGAAATTCTCAGTGAGATTGGCTTATAA
- the udk gene encoding uridine kinase — translation MKTPVIIGIAGGTGSGKTTVAQKVLEKIDSSKITIIEHDSYYKDQSKITFEERLKTNYDHPLAFDTDLLLKHLTDLRAGKPIQRPVYSFKSHTRLPEAVTEEPKKIIILEGILILEDKRIRDLMDIKVYVDTDPDVRIIRRIVRDIKERERTLESVVDQYLSVVRPMHLQFVEPSKKFADIIVPEGGENKVAIDILTAKIISLVNSH, via the coding sequence ATGAAAACACCTGTAATTATAGGAATTGCCGGTGGCACAGGCTCAGGTAAAACCACTGTCGCTCAAAAGGTTTTAGAAAAAATTGATTCCAGTAAAATAACTATTATAGAGCATGATTCATACTACAAAGATCAATCTAAGATAACCTTTGAAGAACGACTGAAAACAAATTACGACCATCCTCTAGCCTTTGACACAGACCTACTGTTAAAGCATCTAACAGACTTAAGGGCTGGCAAACCTATACAAAGACCTGTTTATTCCTTTAAAAGTCACACTAGGCTACCTGAAGCTGTCACGGAAGAACCTAAGAAAATAATAATTCTAGAGGGGATTTTAATTTTAGAGGATAAAAGAATAAGAGATCTTATGGATATAAAGGTCTATGTCGATACAGACCCGGACGTTCGCATTATACGTAGGATAGTTAGGGATATTAAAGAGCGAGAAAGAACACTAGAATCTGTAGTTGATCAGTACCTTTCAGTAGTTAGGCCGATGCACTTGCAATTTGTAGAACCATCGAAAAAGTTTGCTGACATTATTGTGCCAGAAGGCGGCGAAAACAAAGTAGCAATAGACATCTTAACTGCAAAAATAATCTCATTAGTAAACAGTCACTGA
- a CDS encoding U32 family peptidase: MNKKPELLAPAGSLEKLKIAVKYGADAVYLAGKSFGLRARATNFSESELLEGLHFAHINGVKVYVTVNILAHNPDIDRLPSYVRWLQTAGVDAVIVADIGVLSLIKEHAPGLEVHVSTQANVTNFKSAEVMKKLGASRVVVARELSIDEIAQIRQKADIEVESFIHGAMCMAYSGRCLLSSYMTGRSANRGDCAQPCRWSYHLVEQQRPGEYMPVESDDRGTYIMSSKDLMAMEFLDKLVYAGIDSLKIEGRMKSVHYVATVVNAYRQALDSIYNGEEFNSSKWIAELKKASNREFTSGFYHGKADHTAQNVHSTKGDTEYDFVGIVQDNSDQKKHAIIEQRNHFSQGEEVEIMMPGGIIKKAAIKNIWDEEGNVMEKAPHPQQLVKVALDTDVKEFAILRREK, from the coding sequence ATGAATAAAAAACCGGAACTTTTAGCGCCAGCAGGTAGCTTAGAAAAATTAAAAATAGCTGTAAAATATGGGGCTGATGCAGTATATCTAGCAGGAAAAAGCTTTGGGCTTAGAGCTCGAGCAACTAACTTTTCTGAAAGCGAACTATTAGAGGGATTGCACTTTGCTCATATTAATGGAGTAAAGGTGTATGTTACCGTAAATATTTTAGCTCATAACCCAGATATAGACAGACTGCCATCATATGTAAGATGGCTACAAACCGCTGGGGTAGATGCAGTGATTGTTGCTGATATAGGAGTTTTATCCTTAATAAAGGAGCATGCCCCAGGACTTGAAGTACACGTAAGCACTCAAGCCAATGTCACAAACTTTAAATCAGCAGAAGTTATGAAAAAACTAGGAGCTTCAAGGGTTGTAGTGGCAAGAGAACTGTCTATTGATGAAATAGCTCAAATTAGACAAAAAGCAGACATAGAGGTTGAGTCATTTATTCACGGAGCCATGTGCATGGCTTACTCCGGCCGTTGCTTACTAAGCTCTTATATGACTGGGAGGAGCGCTAATAGGGGAGATTGTGCCCAACCATGCAGATGGTCCTATCACTTAGTGGAGCAACAGCGACCGGGTGAATATATGCCTGTTGAATCCGATGACAGAGGTACATATATCATGAGCTCTAAAGATCTTATGGCTATGGAGTTTTTAGACAAGTTAGTGTATGCTGGTATAGATAGCTTGAAAATCGAGGGAAGAATGAAGAGCGTTCACTATGTAGCTACTGTGGTTAATGCTTACAGACAAGCTTTAGATAGTATCTATAATGGAGAGGAATTTAATAGTTCAAAATGGATAGCTGAGCTTAAAAAAGCTTCCAACCGTGAATTTACCTCAGGCTTTTATCACGGTAAGGCTGATCATACAGCACAAAATGTTCATAGCACAAAAGGCGATACTGAGTATGATTTTGTCGGTATTGTACAGGATAATAGCGACCAAAAAAAACATGCAATAATTGAACAAAGAAATCATTTTTCTCAAGGAGAAGAAGTGGAAATTATGATGCCTGGTGGTATAATAAAAAAGGCTGCTATAAAAAATATATGGGATGAGGAAGGGAATGTAATGGAAAAAGCTCCCCACCCACAGCAGTTAGTTAAAGTAGCACTAGACACTGATGTAAAAGAATTTGCTATACTTAGAAGGGAGAAATAA